One window from the genome of Nomascus leucogenys isolate Asia chromosome 12, Asia_NLE_v1, whole genome shotgun sequence encodes:
- the LOC100581228 gene encoding guanylate-binding protein 6 isoform X3: MSTINHQALEQLHYVTELTELIKAKSTPRPDGVEDSTEFVSFFPDFIWTVRDFTLELKLNGHPITEDEYLENALKLIQGKNPRVQTSNLPRECIRRFFPKRKCFVFDRPTNDKDLLANIEKVSEKQLDPKFQEQTNIFSSYILTHARTKTLREGITVTGNRLGTLAVTYVEAINSGAVPCLENAVITLAQRENSAAMQRAADYYSQQMAQRVKLPTDTLQELLDVHAACEREAIAIFMEHSFKDENQEFQKKLMETTRNKKGDFLLQNEESSVQYCQAKLNELSKGLMESISAGSFSVPGGHKLYTETKERIEQDYWQVPRKGVKAKEVFQRFLESQVVIEKSILQSDKALTDREKAIAVDRAKKEAAEKEQELLKQKLQEQQQQMEAQDKSLKENIAQLKEKLQMEREHLLREQIMMLEHTQKVQNDWLHEGFKKKSEEMNAEISQFKRMIDATKNDDTPWIARTLDTLADELTAVLSAPAKLIGHGVKGVSSLFKKHKLPF, translated from the exons ATGAGCACCATCAACCACCAGGCCCTGGAGCAGCTGCA TTATGTGACGGAGCTCACAGAACTAATTAAGGCAAAGTCCACCCCAAGGCCTGATGGAGTAGAAGATTCCACAGAGTTTGTGAGTTTCTTTCCAGACTTTATTTGGACAGTACGGGATTTCACTCTGGAGCTGAAGTTGAACGGTCACCCTATCACAGAAGATGAATACCTGGAGAATGCCTTGAAGCTGATTCAAG GCAAGAATCCCAGAGTTCAAACATCCAATTTGCCAAGGGAGTGCATCAGGCGTTTCTTTCCAAAACGGAAGTGTTTTGTCTTTGACCGGCCAACAAATGACAAAGACCTTCTAGCTAATATTGAGAAGGTGTCAGAAAAGCAACTGGATCCCAAATTCCAGgaacaaacaaacattttctcTTCTTACATCTTGACGCATGCAAGAACCAAGACCCTCAGGGAGGGAATCACAGTCACTGGGAATC GTCTGGGAACTCTGGCAGTGACTTATGTAGAGGCCATCAACAGTGGAGCAGTGCCTTGTCTGGAGAATGCAGTGATAACTCTGGCCCAGCGTGAGAACTCAGCGGCCATGCAGAGGGCAGCTGACTACTACAGCCAGCAGATGGCCCAGCGAGTGAAGCTCCCCACAGACACGCTCCAGGAGCTGCTGGACGTGCATGCGGCCTGTGAGAGGGAAGCCATTGCAATCTTCATGGAGCACTCCTTCAAGGATGAAAATCAGGAATTCCAGAAGAAGCTCATG GAAACCACAAGGAATAAGAAGGGGGATTTCTTGCTGCAGAATGAAGAGTCATCTGTTCAATACTGCCAGGCTAAACTCAATGAGCTCTCAAAGGGGCTAATGGAAAGTATCTCAGCAGGAAGTTTCTCTGTTCCTGGAGGGCACAAGCTCTACACGGAAACAAAGGAAAGGATTGAACAGGACTATTGGCAAGTGCCCAGGAAAGGAGTAAAG GCAAAAGAGGTCTTCCAGAGGTTCCTGGAGTCACAGGTGGTGATAGAGAAATCCATCTTGCAGTCAGATAAAGCCCTCACTGATAGAGAGAAGGCAATAGCAG TGGATCGGGCCAAGAAGGAGGCAGCTGAGAAGGAACAGgaacttttaaaacagaaattacagGAGCAGCAGCAACAGATGGAGGCTCAAGATAAGAGTCTCAAGGAAAACATAGCCCAATTGAAGGAGAAGCTGCAGATGGAGAGAGAACACCTACTGAGAGAGCAGATTATGATGTTGGAGCACACGCAGAAG GTCCAAAATGATTGGCTTCATGAAGGATTTAAGAAGAAATCTGaggagatgaatgcagagataagTCAATTTAAACGTATGATTGATGCTACAAAAAATGATGATACTCCCTGGATTGCACGAACCTTGGACACACTTGCCGACGAGCTAACTGCAGTATTGTCTGCCCCTGCTAAATTAATTGGTCATGGTGTCAAAGGTGTGAGCTCACTCTTTAAAAAGCATAAGCTCCCCTTTTAA
- the LOC100581228 gene encoding guanylate-binding protein 6 isoform X2 produces MESGPKMLAPICLVENNHEKLLVNQQAIQILEKISQPLVVVAIVGLYRTGKSYLMNHLAGQNHGKWYPLDTEGLGDVEKGDPKNDSWIFALAVLLCSTFIYNSMSTINHQALEQLHYVTELTELIKAKSTPRPDGVEDSTEFVSFFPDFIWTVRDFTLELKLNGHPITEDEYLENALKLIQGKNPRVQTSNLPRECIRRFFPKRKCFVFDRPTNDKDLLANIEKVSEKQLDPKFQEQTNIFSSYILTHARTKTLREGITVTGNRLGTLAVTYVEAINSGAVPCLENAVITLAQRENSAAMQRAADYYSQQMAQRVKLPTDTLQELLDVHAACEREAIAIFMEHSFKDENQEFQKKLMETTRNKKGDFLLQNEESSVQYCQAKLNELSKGLMESISAGSFSVPGGHKLYTETKERIEQDYWQVPRKGVKAKEVFQRFLESQVVIEKSILQSDKALTDREKAIAVDRAKKEAAEKEQELLKQKLQEQQQQMEAQDKSLKENIAQLKEKLQMEREHLLREQIMMLEHTQKVQNDWLHEGFKKKSEEMNAEISQFKRMIDATKNDDTPWIARTLDTLADELTAVLSAPAKLIGHGVKGVSSLFKKHKLPF; encoded by the exons ATGGAATCTGGACCCAAAATGTTGGCCCCCATTTGCCTGGTGGAAAACAACCATGAGAAGCTGTTGGTGAACCAGCAAGCTATACAGATTCTTGAAAAGATTTCTCAGCCACTGGTGGTGGTGGCCATTGTAGGACTCTACCGTACAGGGAAATCCTACTTGATGAACCATCTGGCAGGACAGAATCATGGTAAGTGGTATCC TCTGGACACCGAAGGTCTGGGCGATGTGGAAAAG GGTGACCCTAAGAATGACTCCTGGATCTTTGCCCTGGCTGTGCTCCTGTGCAGCACCTTTATCTACAACAGCATGAGCACCATCAACCACCAGGCCCTGGAGCAGCTGCA TTATGTGACGGAGCTCACAGAACTAATTAAGGCAAAGTCCACCCCAAGGCCTGATGGAGTAGAAGATTCCACAGAGTTTGTGAGTTTCTTTCCAGACTTTATTTGGACAGTACGGGATTTCACTCTGGAGCTGAAGTTGAACGGTCACCCTATCACAGAAGATGAATACCTGGAGAATGCCTTGAAGCTGATTCAAG GCAAGAATCCCAGAGTTCAAACATCCAATTTGCCAAGGGAGTGCATCAGGCGTTTCTTTCCAAAACGGAAGTGTTTTGTCTTTGACCGGCCAACAAATGACAAAGACCTTCTAGCTAATATTGAGAAGGTGTCAGAAAAGCAACTGGATCCCAAATTCCAGgaacaaacaaacattttctcTTCTTACATCTTGACGCATGCAAGAACCAAGACCCTCAGGGAGGGAATCACAGTCACTGGGAATC GTCTGGGAACTCTGGCAGTGACTTATGTAGAGGCCATCAACAGTGGAGCAGTGCCTTGTCTGGAGAATGCAGTGATAACTCTGGCCCAGCGTGAGAACTCAGCGGCCATGCAGAGGGCAGCTGACTACTACAGCCAGCAGATGGCCCAGCGAGTGAAGCTCCCCACAGACACGCTCCAGGAGCTGCTGGACGTGCATGCGGCCTGTGAGAGGGAAGCCATTGCAATCTTCATGGAGCACTCCTTCAAGGATGAAAATCAGGAATTCCAGAAGAAGCTCATG GAAACCACAAGGAATAAGAAGGGGGATTTCTTGCTGCAGAATGAAGAGTCATCTGTTCAATACTGCCAGGCTAAACTCAATGAGCTCTCAAAGGGGCTAATGGAAAGTATCTCAGCAGGAAGTTTCTCTGTTCCTGGAGGGCACAAGCTCTACACGGAAACAAAGGAAAGGATTGAACAGGACTATTGGCAAGTGCCCAGGAAAGGAGTAAAG GCAAAAGAGGTCTTCCAGAGGTTCCTGGAGTCACAGGTGGTGATAGAGAAATCCATCTTGCAGTCAGATAAAGCCCTCACTGATAGAGAGAAGGCAATAGCAG TGGATCGGGCCAAGAAGGAGGCAGCTGAGAAGGAACAGgaacttttaaaacagaaattacagGAGCAGCAGCAACAGATGGAGGCTCAAGATAAGAGTCTCAAGGAAAACATAGCCCAATTGAAGGAGAAGCTGCAGATGGAGAGAGAACACCTACTGAGAGAGCAGATTATGATGTTGGAGCACACGCAGAAG GTCCAAAATGATTGGCTTCATGAAGGATTTAAGAAGAAATCTGaggagatgaatgcagagataagTCAATTTAAACGTATGATTGATGCTACAAAAAATGATGATACTCCCTGGATTGCACGAACCTTGGACACACTTGCCGACGAGCTAACTGCAGTATTGTCTGCCCCTGCTAAATTAATTGGTCATGGTGTCAAAGGTGTGAGCTCACTCTTTAAAAAGCATAAGCTCCCCTTTTAA
- the LOC100581228 gene encoding guanylate-binding protein 6 isoform X1, which produces MESGPKMLAPICLVENNHEKLLVNQQAIQILEKISQPLVVVAIVGLYRTGKSYLMNHLAGQNHGFPLGSTVQSETKGIWMWCVPHPSKPNHTLVLLDTEGLGDVEKGDPKNDSWIFALAVLLCSTFIYNSMSTINHQALEQLHYVTELTELIKAKSTPRPDGVEDSTEFVSFFPDFIWTVRDFTLELKLNGHPITEDEYLENALKLIQGKNPRVQTSNLPRECIRRFFPKRKCFVFDRPTNDKDLLANIEKVSEKQLDPKFQEQTNIFSSYILTHARTKTLREGITVTGNRLGTLAVTYVEAINSGAVPCLENAVITLAQRENSAAMQRAADYYSQQMAQRVKLPTDTLQELLDVHAACEREAIAIFMEHSFKDENQEFQKKLMETTRNKKGDFLLQNEESSVQYCQAKLNELSKGLMESISAGSFSVPGGHKLYTETKERIEQDYWQVPRKGVKAKEVFQRFLESQVVIEKSILQSDKALTDREKAIAVDRAKKEAAEKEQELLKQKLQEQQQQMEAQDKSLKENIAQLKEKLQMEREHLLREQIMMLEHTQKVQNDWLHEGFKKKSEEMNAEISQFKRMIDATKNDDTPWIARTLDTLADELTAVLSAPAKLIGHGVKGVSSLFKKHKLPF; this is translated from the exons ATGGAATCTGGACCCAAAATGTTGGCCCCCATTTGCCTGGTGGAAAACAACCATGAGAAGCTGTTGGTGAACCAGCAAGCTATACAGATTCTTGAAAAGATTTCTCAGCCACTGGTGGTGGTGGCCATTGTAGGACTCTACCGTACAGGGAAATCCTACTTGATGAACCATCTGGCAGGACAGAATCATG GCTTCCCTCTGGGCTCCACAGTGCAGTCTGAAACCAAGGGCATCTGGATGTGGTGCGTGCCCCACCCCTCCAAGCCAAACCACACCCTGGTCCTTCTGGACACCGAAGGTCTGGGCGATGTGGAAAAG GGTGACCCTAAGAATGACTCCTGGATCTTTGCCCTGGCTGTGCTCCTGTGCAGCACCTTTATCTACAACAGCATGAGCACCATCAACCACCAGGCCCTGGAGCAGCTGCA TTATGTGACGGAGCTCACAGAACTAATTAAGGCAAAGTCCACCCCAAGGCCTGATGGAGTAGAAGATTCCACAGAGTTTGTGAGTTTCTTTCCAGACTTTATTTGGACAGTACGGGATTTCACTCTGGAGCTGAAGTTGAACGGTCACCCTATCACAGAAGATGAATACCTGGAGAATGCCTTGAAGCTGATTCAAG GCAAGAATCCCAGAGTTCAAACATCCAATTTGCCAAGGGAGTGCATCAGGCGTTTCTTTCCAAAACGGAAGTGTTTTGTCTTTGACCGGCCAACAAATGACAAAGACCTTCTAGCTAATATTGAGAAGGTGTCAGAAAAGCAACTGGATCCCAAATTCCAGgaacaaacaaacattttctcTTCTTACATCTTGACGCATGCAAGAACCAAGACCCTCAGGGAGGGAATCACAGTCACTGGGAATC GTCTGGGAACTCTGGCAGTGACTTATGTAGAGGCCATCAACAGTGGAGCAGTGCCTTGTCTGGAGAATGCAGTGATAACTCTGGCCCAGCGTGAGAACTCAGCGGCCATGCAGAGGGCAGCTGACTACTACAGCCAGCAGATGGCCCAGCGAGTGAAGCTCCCCACAGACACGCTCCAGGAGCTGCTGGACGTGCATGCGGCCTGTGAGAGGGAAGCCATTGCAATCTTCATGGAGCACTCCTTCAAGGATGAAAATCAGGAATTCCAGAAGAAGCTCATG GAAACCACAAGGAATAAGAAGGGGGATTTCTTGCTGCAGAATGAAGAGTCATCTGTTCAATACTGCCAGGCTAAACTCAATGAGCTCTCAAAGGGGCTAATGGAAAGTATCTCAGCAGGAAGTTTCTCTGTTCCTGGAGGGCACAAGCTCTACACGGAAACAAAGGAAAGGATTGAACAGGACTATTGGCAAGTGCCCAGGAAAGGAGTAAAG GCAAAAGAGGTCTTCCAGAGGTTCCTGGAGTCACAGGTGGTGATAGAGAAATCCATCTTGCAGTCAGATAAAGCCCTCACTGATAGAGAGAAGGCAATAGCAG TGGATCGGGCCAAGAAGGAGGCAGCTGAGAAGGAACAGgaacttttaaaacagaaattacagGAGCAGCAGCAACAGATGGAGGCTCAAGATAAGAGTCTCAAGGAAAACATAGCCCAATTGAAGGAGAAGCTGCAGATGGAGAGAGAACACCTACTGAGAGAGCAGATTATGATGTTGGAGCACACGCAGAAG GTCCAAAATGATTGGCTTCATGAAGGATTTAAGAAGAAATCTGaggagatgaatgcagagataagTCAATTTAAACGTATGATTGATGCTACAAAAAATGATGATACTCCCTGGATTGCACGAACCTTGGACACACTTGCCGACGAGCTAACTGCAGTATTGTCTGCCCCTGCTAAATTAATTGGTCATGGTGTCAAAGGTGTGAGCTCACTCTTTAAAAAGCATAAGCTCCCCTTTTAA